Proteins found in one Microbacterium sp. LWS13-1.2 genomic segment:
- a CDS encoding prolyl oligopeptidase family serine peptidase, translating into MSGASVHVLVLPGGSYATHAERSSEPIVDWLASIGLSASVFRYPLMTRHPGPLLAIRAEIGSRRAAGVDTVGLMGFSAGGHAAGLAAYAPHGERDEVPDFVALAYPVVSMELGSHGASRINLLGEDADAALRVATSLDRLVSPDAPPSFFWHTVGDTVVPVEHAYLLGSALARSGVPHEAHIFERGNHALGLAREAGPASAWTTLCRSWLRSYGWAP; encoded by the coding sequence GTGAGCGGCGCGTCCGTGCACGTCCTCGTGCTCCCAGGCGGCAGTTATGCGACACACGCGGAGCGCTCGTCGGAGCCGATCGTCGATTGGCTGGCGTCGATCGGGCTGTCGGCATCCGTCTTCCGCTACCCGCTGATGACGCGGCATCCGGGTCCTCTGCTCGCGATTCGGGCAGAGATCGGAAGCCGTCGCGCGGCCGGTGTGGACACCGTGGGCTTGATGGGGTTCTCGGCAGGCGGGCACGCGGCGGGACTCGCCGCCTACGCACCGCACGGCGAGCGCGACGAGGTGCCCGACTTCGTGGCGCTCGCGTACCCCGTCGTGTCCATGGAGCTCGGCTCGCACGGTGCATCACGCATCAATCTGCTCGGCGAGGACGCCGACGCCGCGCTGCGGGTAGCGACGTCGCTGGACCGTCTGGTGTCCCCCGACGCGCCGCCTTCGTTCTTCTGGCATACCGTGGGCGACACCGTCGTGCCTGTCGAGCATGCCTACCTGCTCGGCTCGGCACTCGCGCGCTCGGGTGTTCCGCACGAGGCGCACATCTTCGAGCGGGGCAATCATGCGCTCGGACTCGCCCGCGAAGCCGGCCCCGCCTCGGCCTGGACGACCCTGTGCCGATCGTGGCTGCGGTCCTACGGATGGGCGCCGTAG
- a CDS encoding dihydrodipicolinate synthase family protein, translating into MNGVELLDGLVVPLVTGLDENGMPDASASTRLLDAMARTGVTKLMLLGSNGEGPLLATSSLSPYVAEMVAAWRERVPAGVVVVNATAPATTEALERGTIAVDAGADAAALCPPFYFRHRDDEILDHYRRFERLGIPVIVYNLPRYTNEMSPAVIEQLPALAHVVGVKDSSGDLETLTRFLALKESRPDFGVSQGGETALVAGLRLGADGIVPGTGNVAPALALRIVAALRTGDDAAADEAQRITTALTGLHGIRPGVPAVKAILDLLGLLPPHVAPPLAACTASERSALEAFIAPHRSVLLDGGGTPS; encoded by the coding sequence ATGAACGGCGTCGAACTGCTCGATGGCCTGGTCGTCCCGCTCGTGACGGGCCTGGACGAGAACGGCATGCCGGATGCCTCGGCCAGCACGCGGCTGCTGGACGCGATGGCCCGCACCGGCGTCACGAAGCTCATGCTGCTCGGGAGCAACGGCGAGGGGCCGCTGCTCGCCACGAGCAGCCTGTCGCCCTACGTCGCCGAGATGGTCGCCGCCTGGCGCGAACGCGTGCCGGCCGGGGTGGTCGTCGTCAATGCGACGGCGCCCGCGACGACGGAGGCGCTGGAGCGCGGCACGATCGCGGTCGATGCGGGGGCGGACGCCGCCGCCCTGTGTCCTCCCTTCTACTTCCGGCATCGGGACGACGAGATCCTCGACCACTACCGTCGGTTCGAGAGGCTCGGCATCCCGGTCATCGTCTACAACCTCCCCCGCTACACGAACGAGATGAGCCCGGCTGTCATCGAGCAACTTCCGGCCCTTGCGCACGTCGTCGGGGTGAAGGACAGCTCCGGCGATCTCGAGACGCTCACGCGGTTCCTGGCCCTCAAGGAGTCGCGTCCCGACTTCGGCGTCAGTCAGGGCGGCGAGACCGCACTCGTGGCGGGACTGCGTCTCGGCGCCGACGGCATCGTGCCCGGCACCGGGAACGTCGCGCCTGCACTGGCGCTCCGGATCGTCGCCGCCCTCCGCACGGGCGACGACGCCGCCGCCGACGAGGCGCAGCGGATCACGACGGCGCTCACCGGGCTGCACGGCATCCGGCCCGGTGTGCCCGCGGTGAAGGCGATCCTCGACCTCCTCGGCCTGCTGCCGCCCCACGTTGCCCCGCCGCTGGCGGCGTGCACGGCATCCGAGAGGAGTGCGCTCGAAGCGTTCATCGCGCCGCACCGCTCGGTTCTCCTCGACGGCGGCGGAACGCCCTCATGA
- a CDS encoding ATP-binding cassette domain-containing protein, translated as MNGDLLEVRDLVVDFSRKRREKPGMPPARRAVDDVSFTLSENETLALVGESGSGKTTVARCVVGLQRPQEGTMTFGGATLDVVSRRPAALKRELQMVFQDPRSSLNPRMSVRAIINEVWRTNRSIAPARDREKALAALLDDVGLDSGVADRRPSALSGGQCQRVSIARALAMKPRLLVCDEAVSALDVSVQAQILRLLVDLKQEHGLSMLFISHDLGVVRQIADRVVVMRHGELVESGDAAQIFGAPQHEYTRNLLAAALDPSGAEASADAAT; from the coding sequence ATGAACGGCGATCTGCTCGAGGTCCGCGACCTCGTCGTCGACTTCAGCCGCAAACGTCGCGAGAAGCCTGGTATGCCGCCTGCTCGCCGGGCGGTCGATGACGTCTCGTTCACCCTCAGCGAGAACGAGACTCTCGCACTGGTCGGCGAGTCCGGTTCGGGAAAGACGACCGTCGCCCGCTGCGTCGTGGGCCTGCAGCGCCCGCAAGAGGGCACGATGACGTTCGGCGGCGCGACGCTCGACGTGGTCTCGCGCCGCCCCGCCGCACTCAAGCGCGAGCTTCAGATGGTGTTCCAAGACCCGCGCTCCTCGTTGAACCCCCGGATGAGCGTGCGCGCGATCATCAACGAGGTGTGGCGCACGAACCGCTCGATCGCACCCGCTCGAGATCGCGAGAAGGCCCTCGCCGCGCTGCTGGACGATGTCGGTCTCGACTCAGGCGTCGCCGACCGCCGGCCCTCCGCGCTGTCGGGCGGACAGTGCCAGCGGGTCAGTATCGCTCGGGCCCTTGCGATGAAGCCGCGCCTGCTCGTGTGCGACGAGGCGGTCTCAGCCCTCGACGTCTCGGTGCAGGCTCAGATCCTGCGTCTGCTGGTGGATCTCAAGCAGGAGCACGGGCTGTCGATGCTGTTCATCTCGCACGACCTCGGCGTCGTGCGGCAGATCGCGGACCGCGTCGTGGTCATGCGCCACGGCGAGCTGGTCGAATCCGGCGACGCCGCGCAGATCTTCGGCGCACCGCAGCACGAGTACACGCGGAACCTCCTGGCCGCCGCGCTGGATCCGTCCGGCGCGGAGGCATCAGCGGATGCCGCGACATGA
- a CDS encoding TraR/DksA C4-type zinc finger protein has product MSIEVTESVPVAGVQRELERQLEERLALIQELAPFALPSVDPAACQATASHRVAIEQITAALNRIAQGTYGRCTRCGRQIASARLEVLPYAAACIECQSHAEAA; this is encoded by the coding sequence ATGTCCATCGAAGTCACCGAGTCCGTTCCTGTTGCCGGCGTCCAGCGCGAGCTCGAGCGGCAGCTCGAGGAACGGCTGGCCCTCATCCAGGAACTCGCACCATTCGCGCTGCCGAGCGTCGACCCTGCTGCTTGCCAGGCGACGGCATCCCACCGGGTCGCGATCGAGCAGATCACCGCGGCGCTGAATCGGATCGCCCAGGGCACGTACGGCCGCTGCACCCGGTGCGGTCGGCAGATCGCGTCCGCGCGGCTCGAGGTACTCCCGTACGCGGCCGCCTGCATCGAATGTCAGAGCCATGCCGAAGCCGCGTAA
- a CDS encoding ABC transporter substrate-binding protein, with protein MHSTRTALSVVGAAIAVLALAGCTTTTTTGSPDTSEAPLAEEQELIVGVQFPIEGLDPHGALSQDGGTGLAAEAIFSNLLKTTGAGEFEGELAESWESNEDASEWTFTLRDDIVFSDETPVTSEDVVASFERLLALAGPLAGNFKDYTVAAPDETTVVFTPPASDAALLGKLVNFVVTPADVDEASFSEPVGSGAFMVDEFVPGSSLRLVPNPNYWDGVPTLDSLEMRTIPELAARITALQTGEIQAAWGMPDDQVTMLREDSGLVVETIPSAAVLTMWMNSSTPALADAEVRRALWQAVDFETIIASLFPETGSLADSPVAPNVLGYAPQEPVGFDPEAAKAALDEAGFDYSTVLRFQYSQPQFAEVTKAVASDLAEIGVQVEVLEKEQAVFLEDLLALNWDINIQQLGSAGFDAATNLGRLYTCAANRMGYCNPDLDELLAAAGSTGDVEEREALYADAIEIIWNDAVGMYPMFVETAYAWQSNVQGFEPAPDGRVDFSGVSIAAE; from the coding sequence ATGCACAGCACAAGAACCGCACTCTCCGTGGTGGGCGCGGCGATCGCCGTCCTCGCTCTCGCGGGGTGCACCACCACCACAACCACCGGGTCCCCCGACACATCGGAGGCGCCACTCGCCGAGGAACAGGAGCTCATCGTCGGCGTGCAGTTCCCGATCGAGGGCCTGGACCCGCACGGCGCCCTGTCGCAGGACGGCGGAACCGGCCTCGCGGCAGAGGCGATCTTCAGCAACCTGCTCAAGACGACAGGGGCAGGCGAGTTCGAGGGCGAACTCGCGGAGTCGTGGGAGTCCAACGAGGACGCGAGCGAATGGACGTTCACACTCCGCGACGACATCGTGTTCTCGGACGAGACGCCCGTGACGTCGGAGGACGTCGTGGCATCGTTCGAGCGGCTCCTGGCGCTTGCCGGGCCGCTCGCCGGCAACTTCAAGGACTACACGGTCGCGGCTCCGGATGAGACCACCGTCGTCTTCACTCCCCCGGCCTCGGACGCCGCGCTGCTCGGCAAGCTGGTCAACTTCGTCGTCACCCCCGCCGACGTCGACGAGGCGAGCTTCAGCGAGCCGGTCGGATCCGGAGCCTTCATGGTGGACGAGTTCGTGCCCGGATCGTCGCTCCGGCTCGTACCCAACCCGAACTACTGGGACGGGGTGCCGACCCTCGATTCGCTCGAGATGCGCACGATCCCCGAGCTTGCGGCGCGCATCACAGCGCTGCAGACCGGAGAGATCCAAGCCGCGTGGGGAATGCCAGACGATCAGGTCACCATGCTCCGTGAGGACAGCGGACTCGTCGTCGAGACCATCCCCAGCGCCGCGGTCCTCACGATGTGGATGAACAGCTCGACGCCGGCACTCGCCGACGCCGAGGTGCGCCGGGCCCTGTGGCAGGCGGTCGATTTCGAGACGATCATCGCCAGCCTCTTCCCCGAGACAGGCAGTCTCGCCGACTCGCCGGTGGCACCGAATGTCCTCGGCTACGCGCCGCAGGAGCCAGTTGGGTTCGACCCCGAGGCGGCGAAGGCCGCCCTGGACGAGGCCGGGTTCGACTACTCGACCGTCCTGCGCTTCCAGTACTCGCAGCCGCAGTTCGCCGAAGTCACGAAGGCCGTCGCCTCCGACCTCGCCGAGATCGGGGTGCAGGTCGAAGTGCTCGAGAAGGAGCAGGCGGTGTTCCTCGAGGACCTCCTCGCGCTGAACTGGGACATCAACATCCAGCAGCTCGGCTCGGCGGGCTTCGACGCCGCGACCAACCTCGGACGCCTGTACACCTGCGCCGCCAACCGCATGGGCTACTGCAACCCGGACCTCGACGAGCTCCTGGCCGCCGCAGGATCGACCGGTGATGTGGAGGAGCGCGAAGCGCTCTACGCCGACGCGATCGAGATCATCTGGAACGACGCCGTAGGCATGTACCCGATGTTCGTGGAGACGGCGTACGCGTGGCAGAGCAACGTGCAGGGTTTCGAGCCGGCGCCGGACGGCCGCGTCGACTTCTCCGGCGTCTCGATCGCAGCCGAGTAG
- a CDS encoding ABC transporter ATP-binding protein, with amino-acid sequence MTDARSTEPPLLEVENLTVDVPGAEGPVRIIDDVSFSMQAGTTTGLIGESGSGKTMTAMAVLGLLPPGSTTGGRIRFRGRDLLTMNEDERRKVRGREISMIFQDPLAALNPTQRIGKQVGEILRANGSSRTEAQRTAVALLDRAGIPDPAARANDYPHQFSGGMRQRAMVALALAGTPQLILADEPTTALDVTVQARILDLLRSLRDNEGTAMLLVSHDLRVMAHVADHLVVMYAGRVAERGPARELLRRPRHPYTRALVRSVPSVSAKSAIADPLPGAPANPRARPTGCAFHPRCPMARDICRDVDPTLIEVGPGRRSACHFAEEVPV; translated from the coding sequence ATGACAGATGCACGGAGCACAGAACCGCCGCTGCTGGAGGTCGAGAACCTGACGGTCGACGTCCCCGGAGCGGAAGGTCCCGTGCGCATCATCGACGACGTCTCGTTCTCGATGCAGGCGGGCACCACGACCGGTCTGATCGGGGAGTCCGGGAGCGGCAAGACGATGACGGCCATGGCCGTCCTCGGGCTGCTGCCTCCCGGCTCCACGACCGGCGGCCGCATCCGCTTCCGTGGTCGGGACCTGCTGACCATGAACGAGGACGAACGGCGCAAGGTCCGCGGTCGTGAGATCTCGATGATCTTCCAGGACCCCCTCGCCGCCCTGAATCCGACGCAGCGCATCGGCAAGCAGGTGGGCGAGATCCTGCGTGCGAACGGGTCGAGCCGCACCGAGGCCCAGCGCACCGCGGTCGCGTTGCTCGACCGGGCGGGGATCCCCGATCCCGCCGCTCGCGCGAACGACTACCCCCACCAGTTCTCGGGCGGCATGCGCCAGCGGGCGATGGTCGCGCTCGCACTCGCCGGCACACCGCAGCTGATCCTCGCGGACGAGCCGACGACCGCACTCGACGTCACGGTGCAGGCGCGCATCCTCGACCTGCTGCGCTCGCTGCGGGACAACGAGGGGACTGCGATGCTCCTGGTCAGTCACGATCTGCGCGTCATGGCGCACGTCGCGGACCACCTCGTCGTGATGTATGCCGGCAGGGTGGCCGAGCGTGGCCCGGCGCGCGAGCTCCTGCGGCGGCCGCGGCATCCCTATACCCGCGCCCTCGTGCGCAGCGTTCCCTCTGTCAGCGCGAAGAGCGCGATCGCCGACCCGCTTCCCGGTGCACCCGCCAATCCGCGCGCTCGTCCCACCGGCTGCGCCTTCCACCCCCGATGCCCCATGGCACGCGACATCTGCCGCGACGTGGACCCGACGCTGATCGAAGTCGGTCCCGGCCGCCGCAGCGCGTGTCACTTCGCCGAGGAGGTCCCGGTATGA
- a CDS encoding arylsulfatase yields MTAPNIVVILADDLGFSDAGAFGGEIETPNLDRLAATGVRMSAFYATPRCSPSRAALLTGRESHSVGIGILTTDDRPHGYAGSLSVDAPTIAERLKARGYATALVGKWHLSSDISAPNETWPTHRGFDEFYGILPGASSYYRPRLYDGERRLDEETTADYYLTDDLSHRAADFVARSAQRGTPFFLYLSYTAPHWPLHAPEADVARYRERYRGGWDRLREERAERLHELGIAPLAESTYDPDVPRWTDAADPEWESERMAVYAAQVEIMDRGIGTLIAALDAHGVHDDTLIVFCSDNGACAEELPFSERRMNPDICPPFTRDGVEVMVGNEPGIRPGPEAGYSSYGRPWAHLSNAPFRLYKRWVHEGGIASPFIAHWPGGGIAGGEIAHAPAHIVDIVPSILDAVDEPGDGPGVSLLERWRQPGSGDAPAERTLCWEHMGNAAARRGRFKLVRESGRPWELYDLEADRGETADVAAEHPDVVADLEAAWQRWAEANGVIPWERVLEDFRQRGRAVPQ; encoded by the coding sequence ATGACGGCTCCGAACATCGTCGTCATCCTCGCCGACGACCTCGGATTCTCGGATGCCGGGGCGTTCGGTGGCGAGATCGAGACCCCGAACCTGGATCGGCTCGCTGCGACGGGGGTGCGCATGAGCGCGTTCTACGCGACTCCCCGCTGCAGCCCGTCGCGCGCGGCGCTGCTGACGGGCCGCGAGTCCCACTCGGTCGGTATCGGCATCCTCACCACGGACGACCGTCCCCACGGGTACGCGGGATCACTCAGCGTCGACGCGCCGACGATCGCCGAACGGCTGAAGGCTCGGGGATACGCCACAGCCCTGGTCGGGAAGTGGCATCTGTCCTCCGACATCTCGGCGCCGAACGAGACGTGGCCGACCCATCGCGGATTCGACGAGTTCTACGGCATCCTCCCCGGCGCATCCAGCTACTACCGGCCTCGGCTGTACGACGGGGAGCGGAGGCTGGACGAAGAGACGACGGCGGACTACTACCTCACCGACGACCTCTCCCACCGTGCCGCGGATTTCGTCGCGCGATCGGCGCAGCGGGGGACGCCGTTCTTCCTGTACCTCTCTTACACGGCACCGCACTGGCCGCTGCACGCGCCCGAGGCGGATGTCGCGAGGTACCGAGAGCGGTACCGGGGCGGCTGGGATCGGCTGCGAGAAGAGCGGGCGGAGCGGCTTCACGAGCTCGGGATCGCGCCCCTTGCCGAATCCACCTACGATCCGGACGTGCCGCGGTGGACGGATGCTGCGGACCCCGAGTGGGAGAGCGAACGCATGGCCGTCTATGCGGCCCAGGTCGAGATCATGGACCGCGGCATCGGCACCCTGATCGCGGCGCTCGACGCCCATGGCGTGCACGACGACACGCTGATCGTCTTCTGCTCCGACAACGGAGCCTGTGCCGAAGAGCTTCCGTTCTCGGAGCGCCGCATGAACCCCGACATCTGCCCGCCGTTCACGCGCGACGGCGTCGAGGTCATGGTCGGGAACGAGCCGGGCATCCGCCCGGGCCCGGAAGCGGGCTATTCCAGCTACGGACGGCCGTGGGCGCATCTGTCGAACGCTCCGTTCCGGCTCTACAAGCGCTGGGTGCACGAGGGCGGTATCGCGTCCCCGTTCATCGCCCACTGGCCCGGCGGCGGCATCGCCGGCGGCGAGATCGCGCACGCACCCGCGCACATCGTCGACATCGTTCCCAGCATCCTCGATGCCGTCGACGAACCGGGCGACGGCCCCGGGGTGAGTCTCCTCGAGCGGTGGCGGCAGCCCGGGTCCGGGGACGCTCCGGCGGAGCGCACCCTCTGCTGGGAGCACATGGGCAACGCCGCCGCGCGCCGCGGGCGCTTCAAGCTCGTCCGTGAGTCCGGCCGGCCCTGGGAGCTGTACGACCTCGAGGCCGATCGCGGCGAGACGGCCGACGTCGCTGCCGAGCACCCCGACGTCGTCGCCGATCTTGAGGCCGCGTGGCAGCGGTGGGCGGAAGCGAACGGGGTGATCCCCTGGGAGCGCGTGCTCGAGGACTTCCGGCAGCGGGGTCGGGCGGTGCCTCAGTGA
- a CDS encoding ABC transporter permease has translation MTAISLTSVFAGRGRRLSATAGMIPLAIIGMYVLVALIGPLVISYDPVFTSVGDRLLPPGSVGADGAFYPLGTDGLGRDMVGQLVYGTRTSLIIGTCVVVISGFVGVLLGTVAGYFSGWVDVTVSRLIDVLLAFPGILLAIIITGVFERSMLVVIIALSVANWIGFARLSRGLGLSLRERPWVDAARLIGVRTPLLLGRHIAPFVLGPIVALATTEFAGAVLAEAGLSFLGLGLPPSSVSWGQTIAEGRTYLGSAWWISTFPGIALSGLVICAGLLGDRLTARFTSGDHR, from the coding sequence ATGACCGCCATCTCACTGACCAGCGTCTTCGCGGGCCGCGGACGCCGACTGAGCGCGACCGCCGGCATGATTCCGCTCGCGATCATCGGCATGTACGTCCTCGTGGCCCTCATCGGACCGCTCGTGATCTCGTACGATCCCGTCTTCACCTCGGTCGGCGACCGTCTGCTGCCGCCCGGGTCTGTCGGGGCCGACGGCGCCTTCTACCCGCTCGGCACGGACGGTCTCGGCCGCGACATGGTCGGCCAGCTCGTGTACGGCACCCGCACCTCCCTCATCATCGGCACGTGCGTCGTCGTCATCTCAGGGTTCGTCGGCGTGCTGTTGGGCACCGTCGCCGGATACTTCAGCGGCTGGGTCGACGTCACGGTGTCGCGCCTGATCGACGTGCTGCTCGCGTTTCCCGGCATCCTGCTCGCCATCATCATCACGGGCGTCTTCGAGCGCAGCATGCTCGTCGTGATCATCGCCCTCTCTGTGGCGAACTGGATCGGCTTCGCGAGGCTCTCTCGCGGGCTCGGCCTCTCATTGCGCGAACGCCCCTGGGTCGATGCCGCACGGCTCATCGGAGTGCGCACGCCACTTCTCCTGGGCCGGCACATCGCACCGTTCGTCCTCGGCCCGATCGTCGCGCTCGCCACCACCGAGTTCGCCGGCGCGGTGCTCGCCGAAGCAGGGCTCAGCTTCCTGGGCCTGGGGCTGCCACCCTCCTCGGTGTCCTGGGGGCAGACCATCGCCGAAGGACGTACATACCTCGGCAGCGCCTGGTGGATCTCGACCTTTCCCGGCATCGCCCTGAGCGGACTCGTCATCTGCGCAGGGCTGCTCGGAGACCGGCTCACCGCTCGCTTCACCAGCGGTGATCACAGATGA
- a CDS encoding head GIN domain-containing protein, with the protein MNSIGCRLPNVVMITASVLLLSGCSLTIPVGPQTSEERDIGEVSHVILDTSGDLVVSEGEPALTVHAPEGVIERLTSEVNGDTLVLAAEPGFTMGFGDVRYELTVPRLELVELNGSGDVEATVSADGTVQLDLDGSGDVDWSGLEADRVEVRLSGSGDVALVGSAAELSVDLEGSGHVDAEQLEAEDAVVTLSGSGEVDVSATVSLSVDLSGSGQVSYSGDPSTDVRVSGSGDVVRR; encoded by the coding sequence ATGAACTCGATCGGATGCCGGCTGCCGAACGTCGTGATGATCACGGCGTCGGTGCTCCTGCTCTCGGGGTGCTCGCTGACGATCCCCGTCGGGCCACAGACCAGCGAGGAGCGGGACATCGGCGAGGTGTCGCACGTGATCCTCGACACATCAGGTGATCTCGTCGTGTCGGAGGGAGAGCCGGCACTCACGGTGCACGCGCCGGAGGGGGTGATCGAGCGTCTCACGTCCGAGGTGAACGGCGACACGCTCGTGCTGGCCGCCGAACCCGGCTTCACGATGGGGTTCGGCGACGTGCGGTACGAGCTGACCGTGCCGCGGCTGGAGCTGGTGGAGCTGAACGGCTCAGGCGATGTCGAAGCGACGGTCTCGGCGGACGGCACCGTGCAGCTCGACCTCGACGGGTCCGGTGACGTCGACTGGTCGGGCCTGGAGGCCGATCGCGTCGAGGTGCGTCTCTCGGGCTCGGGAGACGTCGCCCTGGTGGGCTCGGCCGCCGAGCTGTCAGTCGACCTCGAGGGCAGCGGCCACGTCGACGCCGAACAGCTCGAGGCGGAGGATGCCGTCGTCACCCTCTCCGGATCGGGCGAAGTCGACGTCTCGGCGACCGTCAGTCTCTCCGTCGACCTCTCGGGCAGCGGTCAGGTCTCGTACTCCGGGGATCCGAGTACCGATGTGCGTGTGTCGGGTTCGGGAGACGTCGTGCGTCGCTGA
- a CDS encoding FAD-dependent oxidoreductase, with translation MAEVGVETCDVMIVGGGLGGVAAGLSAVRSGLRVIISEETDWVGGQLTSQGVPPDEHPWIERFGATRTYRALRDSIREHYRRWYPLTAEAMGDPELNPGRGRVSRLCHEPRVAASVLESLLSPYLTSGRLRILYNHVPVAADTDGDEVTAVTLSGPRGDVTVTARYFLDATELGDLLPLTGTEFVTGFESRAETGEPSASDESQPDNMQAFSWVFALEYREGEDHTIERPACYDYWRSYRPDYWPGPLLGLTAPDPRTLEPLERRFVPHEKAAEVVADQSVDPGDRELWAFRRIVSRDVFEPGFCDSEVTIVNWPMIDYLDGSLIGVSDDEKQRHLDGSRELARSMLYWLQTEVPRPDGGRGWPGLRLRPDVMGTPDGFAKAPYIRESRRIRAEYTVVEQDLSFAVRGDAGSVDYADSVGIGMYRIDLHPSTGGDNYIDVASCPFQIPLGALIPQRVTNLLPAGKNIGTTHITNGCFRLHPVEWNVGEVAGLLAAHCLERGLTPSGVRNDDGELADFQARLVAAGIELAWPDLPEVRPY, from the coding sequence TTGGCTGAAGTCGGGGTCGAGACGTGCGACGTGATGATCGTCGGAGGAGGGCTCGGAGGGGTGGCGGCGGGCTTGAGCGCCGTGCGCAGCGGGCTTCGTGTGATCATCAGCGAAGAGACCGACTGGGTCGGCGGTCAGCTGACCAGTCAGGGGGTGCCCCCGGACGAGCATCCGTGGATCGAGCGATTCGGGGCTACGCGCACGTACCGCGCCCTGCGTGACAGCATCCGCGAGCACTATCGGCGCTGGTATCCGCTCACGGCCGAGGCGATGGGCGACCCCGAGCTCAATCCCGGCCGCGGGCGGGTCAGCCGGCTCTGTCACGAACCGCGGGTCGCGGCATCCGTCCTCGAGTCCCTGCTCTCGCCCTACCTCACGTCCGGGCGGCTGCGCATCCTGTACAACCACGTCCCGGTGGCCGCCGACACCGACGGAGATGAGGTCACCGCCGTCACCCTGAGCGGTCCCCGCGGCGACGTCACGGTCACGGCGCGGTACTTCCTGGACGCGACCGAACTGGGCGACCTGCTTCCCCTCACGGGCACGGAGTTCGTCACGGGATTCGAGTCGCGTGCAGAGACGGGCGAGCCGAGCGCGTCCGACGAGTCACAGCCCGACAACATGCAGGCGTTCTCGTGGGTGTTCGCGCTCGAGTACCGCGAGGGCGAGGACCATACGATCGAGCGACCCGCCTGCTACGACTACTGGCGCTCGTATCGCCCCGACTACTGGCCGGGTCCACTGCTCGGTCTCACCGCGCCGGACCCGCGCACGCTCGAGCCGCTGGAGCGGCGCTTCGTGCCGCACGAGAAGGCCGCCGAGGTGGTCGCCGATCAGAGCGTCGATCCCGGTGACCGCGAACTGTGGGCCTTCCGCCGCATCGTCTCTCGCGATGTCTTCGAGCCCGGGTTCTGCGACAGCGAGGTGACGATCGTCAACTGGCCGATGATCGACTACCTGGACGGAAGCCTCATCGGGGTGAGCGACGACGAGAAGCAGCGCCACCTCGACGGCAGCCGCGAGCTTGCCAGGAGCATGCTCTATTGGCTGCAGACCGAAGTGCCGCGTCCCGATGGCGGCCGCGGCTGGCCGGGGCTGCGGCTGCGACCTGACGTCATGGGCACGCCGGACGGCTTCGCGAAGGCGCCGTACATCCGGGAGTCCCGCCGGATCCGCGCCGAGTACACGGTCGTCGAGCAGGACCTCTCGTTCGCGGTCCGGGGCGACGCGGGTTCCGTCGACTACGCCGACAGCGTGGGCATCGGCATGTACCGCATCGATCTGCACCCCTCCACCGGGGGCGACAACTACATCGACGTCGCGAGCTGCCCGTTCCAGATCCCTCTCGGAGCGCTCATCCCCCAGCGGGTGACCAACCTGCTTCCCGCCGGCAAGAACATCGGCACGACCCACATCACCAACGGCTGCTTCCGCCTTCACCCGGTGGAGTGGAACGTCGGCGAGGTGGCGGGCCTTCTCGCGGCCCACTGCCTCGAACGCGGCCTCACGCCTTCCGGCGTGCGCAACGACGACGGGGAGCTCGCGGACTTCCAGGCGCGGCTCGTCGCGGCGGGCATCGAGCTCGCGTGGCCCGATCTGCCGGAAGTGCGCCCCTACTGA